The Rhodospirillales bacterium genome has a window encoding:
- a CDS encoding SDR family oxidoreductase gives MTRRLDGKRCVVTGGSRGIGRAIVDRFVAEGARVVVTARSAPPAPFPDDGSTIFVPGDTASTAQADTLIETARDAFGGIDVLVNNAAIQIEKTIVETTDEDWDLIFGINVKGVFATCRAAIPVMASGGGGSIVNVGSYDGFVADPGLAAYCATKGAVHALSRAIAVDHGSEDIRCNVICPGWIKTDMMDAYLASVPDPDEAARALDANQPIGRIGAPRDIANLALWLASDESAFTTGQLMICDGGLTARASQPG, from the coding sequence ATGACGAGACGGCTCGACGGCAAGCGTTGCGTGGTCACCGGCGGATCAAGGGGCATCGGTCGCGCCATCGTCGACCGCTTCGTGGCGGAAGGCGCGCGCGTCGTCGTCACCGCGCGTTCGGCCCCCCCGGCCCCGTTCCCTGACGACGGCTCCACGATCTTCGTTCCCGGGGACACGGCCTCGACCGCACAGGCCGACACGCTCATCGAAACCGCCCGGGATGCGTTCGGCGGGATCGATGTGCTGGTCAACAACGCGGCCATTCAGATCGAGAAGACCATCGTCGAGACAACCGACGAGGACTGGGACCTGATCTTCGGCATCAACGTGAAGGGTGTGTTCGCCACATGCCGTGCCGCAATACCCGTCATGGCTTCGGGCGGCGGCGGCTCGATCGTCAATGTCGGAAGTTACGACGGCTTCGTGGCCGATCCGGGCCTCGCGGCCTATTGCGCCACCAAAGGTGCAGTCCACGCGCTGAGCCGTGCGATCGCAGTCGACCATGGCTCCGAGGACATCCGCTGCAATGTGATCTGCCCGGGCTGGATCAAGACCGACATGATGGACGCCTATCTCGCCAGCGTCCCCGATCCCGATGAAGCGGCCAGGGCGCTCGACGCCAACCAGCCCATCGGCCGCATCGGCGCACCCCGGGACATCGCCAATCTCGCCCTCTGGCTCGCCAGCGACGAAAGCGCCTTCACCACCGGCCAGCTCATGATCTGCGATGGGGGGTTGACAGCGAGGGCGTCACAGCCCGGCTAG